The nucleotide sequence gctttcagtttttctccatttagaatgatgttggctgtggtcttagcatagatagcctttataatgttgagggatattcctactatccctatttttttcaagtattttgagcatgaaggagtactgtattttatcaaatgcttttactgcatgtattgaaataatcatatgattattaacTTGATTTccgttgatgtggtgaattacatttattgaattctggatgttgatccaaccttgcatccctgggatgaatcccacttatgatatactatctttttaatatttctttgtatgcaatttgccagaattttgttaagaatttttgcatctatgttcatcagggatattggtctgaagttttcttttcttaatgtgtctttgtctggttttggtatctgggtgatactagcttcatggaatgagtttggaagggttccttcatttctatttcatggaatactttgaggagtattggagtgagttcttctttgaaggtcttgtagattttggctgagaattcatctagtctcaaacttttcttggttggtaggcttttgatggtttcttctatttcattgcttgaaattgacctgtttaaattgtgaatgtcctcctgattcattgtggtggatcatatgtctctagaaacctgtcaaagtctttaagattttctcttttgttggagcatagattttcaaaatagcttctaattatgttttgtatttcagtagtgtctgccgtgatatttccttttttatcatcaattttagtaatttgagtattctctctcattctcttctttAGTATGGCTAAGgatttaacaaatttattttttcaaagaaccaattgtttgttttgttaatttttaaaattgtttcttttgcttcaatttcattgatttcagttctgattttaattatttcttatcttctactacttttggtgttgatctgttcttttttttctagggttttgaaatGTAGTgctttgtcatttatttgttgactgtcttcttttattgaatgtgctccatgcaatgaattttcctcttagtactgctttcatagcatcccagagattttggtatgtttatTGTCATCCTCATTTGCCCCTAAGAAGTtttcatctcctccctgatgtcttctgttgtccattcatcattcaatagtgtattatttgacctccaggtgttggggtagtttctgttttttattttatcattgatttctaatttcatcccatttTGATCtcatagaacacaaggtagtaactctatttttttgtatttgccacGAGTAGCTtagtggcataacatatggtctattttagagaaggttctatgtgctgctgagaagaaattgtattcacttgttgatggatgcaatattctatatatatctctTAAGTCTAAATGATTGATTGTGTTGTTATTATGttctaaggtttctttgttcaatttttgtttggaagacctatccagtggtgaaagaggtgtgttaaagtcacctcgTAGTATTGTGTTGCGGTTacttggttcctggaattgagaagaacttgtttgatgtacatggatgagcaatttttggggcataaatatttacagtagCTATGTCTTGCctatttatggttcccttaattagaatgaaatgtccttctttatcccttctaccTTTGaattgaagttcactttatctgatataaggatggaaacccccacttttttactgagtccatgtgtgtggacatcctttcatctttagtctgtgggtatctttttctatgagatgatttTTTTGAAGGAAGCCatatttgggtcttttttttcctccaatctgtcattctatatcttttgattgataagtttagatCATTatcattcagagttattattgagatatgatttgtattcatggtcattttggcttatttttgtttttaacttgacttggtttctcctttaattggcttttcctttagggtagttcctccctttgctgacttacatacttgctttctatttgtaaattcttttgtttgtcatggaaggatataatttcatcatcaaatctgaagttaaggtttctgggtataagattctttgctggcattcatttttttcttttttttcagagcttaaaatatgttgctccaggcccttcttgtTTTTATGGTCTGGGCTGATAAATCTGCTGGTATCCATATtagtttcctcctatatgtaatctgttgtttttctcttgcagtctttaaaattctatctttattttgtatgttaggcatttcctttttaatgtgccttgctgtggatctaatataattttgtacatttggtgttctgtaagtctcttgtattggattttccatatcatttgtcaggtttggaaatttttctgacattatttcattgaaaaagattgttcctttctttggtttgtatttctgtgccatcctcaatcccaataattcttaaattaggtCTTTTtgtgatgtcccatagttcttggagtttttgttcatgatttctttaccatcttctctgtttggtcaactttgtttccaaaactaaatgtttttgtcttcattgtctgagggtctgtcttccaggtgatctagTATGTTAGtgatgctgctttttttttttttttttttttttggattttggtttggttgtttgtttgtttctccagaatctcattctctttattgaagtgatcttttgcttcccaaatttgctcttttaactgtttactggagcaatcattcatttcctgcatttgctctcttatctcacccTTTGCttcacagattattttaattatgcatattctgaaccccttttctgacatttcttctatccgGCTGTCATTGGAGCCTATTAatatagtatcttggtttgtttgggacactttttcccttgttttttcatattgttcatgtatcttctcctctagatCTGAGGTACTGTAGTTTCCCCCAGTAGGCTTATAGTgtctctgcaggtttccaatacctcaccttaaaggggaagatcaatattagcagcacaaaatacaaacaatacgTAGCCTTAACCTAGATAGctattaagatattaataatactgtcataataaacagagatgatgagtttgactattatctacagcataaacaataggtttgcaataaggtccacAGTTTCTAAGAGtaaacaaagaggatggggaagggtgtaggatgtaatgttaatgagatatgAAGTGACTATAcagaggtattagatcataggaagaatAAAAGCAGactcaaaagaagttggttgttagcatgagaaaggggagaaagagactccaagaaAACATATAGATAAGaggaaatagtaagaaaaataatataaaaaatagaaaagtaggaataatagtaacaatactaattttaaaaatctacaataaaactatactattctactcaaacctcccagtcttcagtaacctgacaAGTGAAAGGTACTTGATGATGCCAGGTCCAAGGATGGGACCTGCTCCAACTAgagatggtggcctccaggtggggaaTTGTCCATGATGGTGTAAAGAGGTGTCCCCACGTGTaggtagatggggagccacagtgCAGCCATTAGTCTGTGCACAGTGTGGCACTGATTCTGTGAGTCCTTTGGGGGATGTGTCACTGGAGATCctcgggctggggctgggcctggatGGTGCTGGAGATCTGGGCAGgcataataccttttttttttttaagtactgggtaATATTCCACTGCAGAGATGCACAAATACTGTTTGTTTACCTACAAACCCATGGAAGCTATCTTGGTGGTTTCTGCATTGTCAgaattatgaataatgttgcacAAATATTCATGTGTAGGTTTTTGTGGAgacataagattttaaaatgtttaagtaaaAGCTTAGGAGCATAATTACTGTATTGTATGTTAAGACTACACTTTGACTTTGTAAGAAACCGCCAAACTATCTTCCAGAGTGGTCATACCACTTTACATTCCTGTCATCCATAAAAGAGACTTGCTGTTGCTCCATGTCCTTGTGAGAAATGAGGTCCTCAGTGTTGTGGGGGCTGGCCTTTCCCATAGTGGATGCTGGTGGCCtgttaatttgcattcctctgatGACATGCGATACTTTTTTGCCATCATATTTTGCCAATCATCATATTTTCTGTTGTGTGACATCTGTTTGGAGTCTTTGCCCATGTTTATAATTggtttatttcctcttcttaagttttaaaagttctttgtacCTTTTAGATTCAAGTCCTTTACCAGATGGGTGATTTATAAATCTTTTCACTTGGTTGGTGGCTGGTCTTCTCATTCTCCTAACAACCTCTCTCACAGAGGTAGAGTTTCTACTTTTAATAAAGTGatatttacctttttctttcatggaagttgcttttggtgttgtatctaTATTAACTCATTGCCAAACTCAAGGTCATCCAGATtgttctgaattttcattttgagtattTGATTCATTTGGAGTTGATTTTGAAAGATGTTTAAAGTAATTGTctagcttttttgttttgtcttgttgttttgtttgcaaGTGGATGTCCAGTTATCAaaccaccatttgttaaagacaCATTCCTTTGTTTCTCTGTCAGAGATTAACTGATGTTATTTCTGTGCGGGTTCATGAGatctctattctgtcccattaatctatttctcctctctttcttcatGAGCCATTACTATACATTCATCATAAGAATTGTCATTAGGAAGTCTCTACTATCCAAATTTGTTCTCTGTAAATTTTGTATTGATTATTCTGGCTCTTTTATCttcccccatttatttatttatttgtttgtttctctgttaatcaactttatttccaaacaaaaatccctATATAAACAGAACCAGTCTATATTAAATTACATGATGGTGttagtttttaaaactcatttaacAAAGATGTGACATAAAATACTGTGGTATGCTTTGTGAGTCTTAATTGCAGAATTTCTTCTTACAGAACTTTTTTTCCTGCCGCATTTGCTGCTTTTTCAGCCATGATCTCCGTGTAGTTCCTTCGGTTGTATTTTCTGAATTCAGAATCAGCCAGCAGTTCTTCCACAATAgttcttttcctttgcttcttggGAATTCCTGAATGGTAGAAGTCAGCTGGATTGTCAACAACGGTTCCAACCTGGAAATACTTAGGAAAGCCATCTCTATCATTTTTCTTGTAGAATCTTTTTGGGACCATGCTTGCTCTCATCTTCAGTGCTTTGAGATAATTTTTCAGTTCATCTGTCAATTCTGGAGCTTTCATACCAAACCAGCCATCACCTGCTGTTTTTTGTCGCTCTTTCCTGCGTTTTTTTCTGAAGTTGACGTTTTGATTCACTTTACGGTGGAATGCAATAGTTCTTTTCAAAATCAGGTGTAACGATAGCTTTCTGCagaatctcatttttcttcttctcctttatcTGTGTCAGAGTTCTCTTGTTAGACTTTAGTTTGTCTGCATTGAAATTAATATACAGACCACCCAACTGCTTGATACTCAGACTAGGGTCTATGCTGCTACTTGTCAATTTCAGAAGTTTAGACTTTGTGTTATTTAGTAACTCATCTTCATCACTACACTCATCATCTTCATTTCTGTCATTATCTGGCAGTTCTTCACTGTTTTCatcatctttctcttcttctttttcttcctcaatgGCAACTTCACTTGCTTTGTCTTcctcttccaaataaaaatttttatcagcACTCAATCCAGGAGTTGTATCGATTACAAACAATGCAGTTTTGCATGATGTATTTCCCGAGTCCCCACCTTTTGGCCACTATTTTCAACAAAACACAGAGTGTCCTCTTCACTTCCACTTTTTTCAGACTGCTGGCTTTCATCACTGCTAAGAACTAATAAAACAGAATCACCTATCTCCTGAGAAGTGTTGAGCTCAGACTTGGGGAGTTTGATGTCACATTCTAGACTTTCACTCCTTTTGCTGTTGTCCTCACTGACTTCTATTCTAGAAGACTCGTCATCATCATCACTGAACTTTGTTATGTCACTTGTTTTTATGGTGCTATTTCTCTTTTCACTCCATCTGTTCACTTCCACAACTGCAAATGTGTTTGCTTAATGATTTCATTACAGTCTCACAGTTCAGATTTGAGTGCTCTGATGTGGTTTTCTTTTGGGGGTTTGAATGTTTCTGAGACACTAATGACTGAAGGCTTGTGTCCTTAAGTTCAGAAAGACTCAACTGAGAACCTTTCCCATTAACTTCTCTTCCCTCATCTATTATTCCACTGTCCTCTTTAAGAGATGTTGTTTCTTTAAGAGATGCAATACtggtctttttttcctcccttacaTTAAGATGTTGGTGTTTTTGCACTGTTAGTACTTTGTTTGAATTTCTATGGAAGGGATCATCATTAAAGTCACTATAAATTTCATTATTACAgaaatttggtttatttatctGAGAAGGAAATCCTGCTGGTAACTGAGAATCCTGTCTGGTATCTGCATCCTTTGAATTCACAGGTGTATTTatgatttgcttttcatttcctggtACAATCTTAGTATCTTTCTTCTCAGTTTCTGCCTTTAACTTACTATGCacatttctggtttttcttttaggTGTAATTTCAGAGATTGAAATGTAGGAGCATGACTCAGCATCAGTTGTAGCTTCTGCATCTGATTCTTGGCTTAGATTTGTTAGAGATTTAGCTTTCCTTCTTCTTGTTACTTCTGTAGAAGGCACAATTCTAGAAATACCTGAAACATGAGATTCTGCTTCAGAGACAACTTCTTCAGTAGCAGGCTCATTTATCAGAGTTATCGTCTTCCTTTTCCTAACATGAGACACCGGGGTGGGTATAATTATGATCTTTCTTCTCCTGGTTATTCTTACAATAGGCTCCTGGACCTCAGACACAGAAGAATAATTTGACTCTGTTTCAGAGTTCTCTCCATCAGTAAATGGTTCAGTTATCTCTACTACTGAGGCTGTAGCTCTGCTCTTCCTCTTTCTGGTTTTAGGAGTTCTAGGGACTGATCTTTTATCCCCATCATTCTGCGGTGATTCAGTAATACTTTGGTCATCAGATCCACATTCCTTCCTACTTTCTGGACATGCTCGAATCCCTTCAGCAAAACTC is from Sciurus carolinensis chromosome 13, mSciCar1.2, whole genome shotgun sequence and encodes:
- the LOC124962919 gene encoding LOW QUALITY PROTEIN: deoxynucleotidyltransferase terminal-interacting protein 2-like (The sequence of the model RefSeq protein was modified relative to this genomic sequence to represent the inferred CDS: inserted 1 base in 1 codon; deleted 2 bases in 2 codons; substituted 1 base at 1 genomic stop codon): MVVTRSTRSWARIQVTSSESFQQKSFAEGIRACPESRKECGSDDQSITESPQNDGDKRSVPRTPKTRKRKSRATASVVEITEPFTDGENSETESNYSSVSEVQEPIVRITRRRKIIIIPTPVSHVRKRKTITLINEPATEEVVSEAESHVSGISRIVPSTEVTRRRKAKSLTNLSQESDAEATTDAESCSYISISEITPKRKTRNVHSKLKAETEKKDTKIVPGNEKQIINTPVNSKDADTRQDSQLPAGFPSQINKPNFCNNEIYSDFNDDPFHRNSNKVLTVQKHQHLNVREEKKTSIASLKETTSLKEDSGIIDEGREVNGKGSQLSLSELKDTSLQSLVSQKHSNPQKKTTSEHSNLNCETVMKSLANTFAVVEVNRWSEKRNSTIKTSDITKFSDDDDESSRIEVSEDNSKRSESLECDIKLPKSELNTSQEIGDSVLLVLSSDESQQSEKSGSEEDTLCFVENSGQKXGDSGNTSCKTALFVIDTTPGLSADKNFYLEEEDKASEVAIEEEKEEEKDDENSEELPDNDRNEDDECSDEDELLNNTKSKLLKLTSSSIDPSLSIKQLGGLYINFNADKLKSNKRTLTQIKEKKKNEILQKAIVTPDFEKNYCIPPXSESKRQLQKKRRKERQKTAGDGWFGMKAPELTDELKNYLKALKMRASMVPKRFYKKNDRDGFPKYFQVGTVVDNPADFYHSGIPKKQRKRTIVEELLADSEFRKYNRRNYTEIMAEKAANAAGKKVL